TCAGGTGAGAGCAGGGGAAATCACAGTTAGGCCAGTGGGGTATTCTGAGGCTCAAAGGCATCACAGCAGCATTGGAAATTTGAGCTCTTAATGTACACATAGGAATCCTATGTAAAGAGATCTACAGATGAAAAACAATCCCTTTCAATACGCCAGTGACCTTGTCTGCAGAATGAAAAGGCTGGCCCTAGAATTCATACGGAATTACAGGAGACCGGGAATAGCGAAGAccatcttgaaaaagaaagagaaagctggAGGATTCCACTTCCCCGTGTCAAAACTTACCACAGCAACAGTAATcgagacagtgtggtactgaaaCAACAcgagacatacggatcaatggaacaaactgggagtccagaaataaacccataaatcTATGTTCGGTTGATTTTCAGCAAGGATGTCAGATCATTAAGTGGGGAGAAAGCGGagccactaccaaaaaaaaaaaaaaaaagatactaggaCAGCAGGCTATCAAAATGAGTAAAGCTGGACACCTACAATCACTCCACATACAGAAATGAACTCTAAATGAGCAAAGATCGAGCTGTAAGAGCTACACCCATAATACTCTTAGAAAAAATGTATTAGTTTGCTGGGGCCGCcatcacaaaataccacagactgggtggcttaaacaacccaAATTTagtttctcacggttctggagacGAGAAGTCCAAGAACAAGATGTCAGCAAGTTTGGTTTCTTCTCAGGGCTCTGTTCTTGGCTTGCAGCCGGCCGCCTTCTCCCTGCATCCTTACATGATCTTTCCTCTAGTGTACGTGCAGCTCTGCTGTGTTTTCCTGTGTCCAAACGTACTTCCCTTTTTAGGACACCAGTCCGATTGGCTAGGGTCCAACCATATGACCTCCGTTggccttaattacctctttaaaggtcctgtcaccaaacacagtcacattctgagatgaTGCAGATTAGGTATTCAACATATGCTTATGGGAGTACAGGATTCAGTCCTTCAGAAGGGGTAAATATTCATGACCTTTGctttggcaatggattcttagatatgaTGATAAAAGCATAAGTAAACATAGAAAAggataaattggatttcatcagAAATAAAAACGTTTTTGCATCGAAGGACATTAACATGACAGCAAAACCACAACGTACAGAATGGGATGAAACTCTTGTGGCCAGCATATATCTAATTAGGGTCTAGGGTCCAGAACacataaagaacacttacaactcaacaaGTAGCCGAGGAATCTGGTTTAAAACATGGGTATGAATAGGATATGAATACAGATGTCTCCAACAAGATGCACAGGTGTGCAATAAGGGTatgaaaatcagcttgacatcctTAGTCAGTAGGGAAATGCGACCAAAGCCACCATGTGATGCCAAAGCACACTCATAAGGATGggtaaaacagaaatattttttaggtgaaaaataaaacatatttaccAGGATGTGGAGACATTGGGACACTTATACATTACTGGTGGGACTCTAAAATGATGGAGTCACTGTGGGAAAATATCTGGCAGTTCCTCGAAAAGTTAAGTGTAGAATTACCACTCAGTGGGTCTGAGTACAGCAAAACGTTACTACTCAGTGGGTCTGAGTACAGCAAAACGTCTTGGACTGTCGACTGAGAAATCATTCTAGGAAGCCTGTCCTTTTAATGTCTGTCATGCCGTATTAGTCTGCTcgggctgccacaacaaaatgccatagactgggcAGCGTAGACAAAACATTTATCTcctgcagttctggaggctgggcaaTGCAAGGTCCGGGAGCCAGCACGGTCGAGTTCTTGGTGAGGGCCCTCATCTTGGCTAGAAGAGAGCCGACTTCTCCCTGTGCCTTCACATGGGGGTGGTGCAGGGGAGATCAAGATCTATGGTCTCTtcctataagggcactaatcccagtGTGTGGACCCCAGCCTCATGACCTCACTAAGTCTTCATTACCTGCCAAacaccctgtctccaaataccatcacatttgggttgggggggggggagtagGGAGTGAGGTGGGGGTAAGGGTTTAACATTTGAatttctggggggagggggaacggtacacaattcagtccatagcaggtgCTTAGCTTAGCCCAGTTCTTTAAAAGAagcctctctctgtctgtctctctctctccctccctctccgtcTCCCGCTCTCTCTCTTCGTTTTATAGAGTCATGAAGTGAATGGGGGAGCAGTGATGAAACACCTTTCAGCTCCTGTTTGTAATGTGTCTTCAGCTCTTCATTCTCACTACATCCGTTTCAACTTTGTATGTTCTTTTCTCAGTAGCTTTAGCAACATTAAGACCTCCAcgttctctttctgtctcctgtGCGAGGTTTTTACCATTGCTGATACTTGATCTATCCACGTCTTTCTCCCCCTGTAAATAACTGTGTCTCCACTGGCGTGAGCCATCCCAAGGTGGAAACTGGGGAACAAATCCAGGTTTGTATACCCCAGCGCGCCACCCTATAGGGACACTGCAGTTTTGCTTGCAATGGTAGAATGAAACGGAAGGGACTTGGGTGGGCTTCAAGAGCCACCCAGGACTCGAAGGCCCCCAGGGAAGCTGAAGGCCTTGATCACTCATTGGGCCACGGGCATGTCAGTCTTTGCCTGTTGGCCAATGAGCTCAGAGCTGGCGCTGGAGGAAGTGGCTCTTTGTTGACGTTTCCAAGCTCCGCCTCCCACTGCCAGTCAGCCAGACGCTCTCCCGCCTTGGGGACGGCCGCCACCACCGGCGCAGGCGCAGTCTCCCCGGGCCACTTCTCGGGCTGCCCCGGGGGCTCTCCTGTCCCGGGGCCCCCACAGGCGCCTTCGCAGACTCTTCTTGTTCCCTGCGCAGCCGGCTTCTCTGCCGCCCCCTCTGCCGCCCCCGCCACCTCCAGGCGGGCCCGCTGCCAACAGCCTCCCCGCAACGGCGGTCAGCCCGGCGGCCGCCATCTTCGCCGTAGTCGTCGCTGCAGCCGGGTCGGTGTCGGCCGCGTCCCTCCTGCCATGTCTGCCGCAGAGGAGCGCGGCCAGATCCCAGGTGGCCGGGACACAGCTGTTGGCTGGGCGGGCGGCGACAACAGACTCCTTGGGGTCGGTGCGTCACCTTTGGAAGGGATGGATGGAGTCCAGGGCGTCTTCAGAGTCCTTCCGGAGGATGAGGGTTGGCAGGAGGAGGTCGCCGAGGCCGCAGCGGAAGAGAACTGGGCTGTagagctgggagaggaggagggggaaagggaagagtttgAATTCGAGTTCGaggaccaggaggaggaggagtaccAGTCAGAAGAGGGGGACGAAgacgaggaggaggaagagagggagacagaagaggaggaggaggacgggcAGGAGGGCACAGAAGTCGTCTCGGGTGCCCGTGAGGCCCCCACCGTGCGGTCTGGGTCCCTGTTCCGCATTCTGGTCCATTCCCTTCTACACAGCGACCGTGACCTGGTCCGGCCCCACGCGGGCCGCGTGGGGGCTCGGCGCCGCTTCTGGCAGCGCTTGGACCTTGCAGACCTTGCAGACCTTGCAGACCTTGCAGAGGGCCCCGCGCCTCCTCAGGAGGTGGAAGCCCCGGGAGAGGGACCTGTGCCCCAGGAGCGGGAAGACCTGGGAGAGGAAGCTGAGGTGTGGGGGGGCGAGGCCCTGGCTGATGCCTCCCAGTCCTGGGAGGCTGGAGCCTGTGGCCCcgagggcagggcccaggctggCGAGTGGCGGCCGAGTCCTCAGGCCCTCGCAGCCCCTGTTGGGGCGTCTGGCCCAAAGGCAGGCGGTGCTCAGCGCTTGCCTCTAGCACTTACGCAGCGGGTCAAAGCTCTCAAAAACCTCCAGGCACGACATGCGCAAGTAGAAGCCCAATTCTATAAAGACCTTTTTGATCTCGAGAAAAAGTACGCTGCCTTCTACGAACCTCTGTTCGATAGGAGAGCTGCCATCATCAATGCAATTCATGAGCCCACAGAAGGGGAATGTCAGTGGGCAGTAGGTGTGGCGGAAGGGGCTTGGGAAGAAATGGATGCAGAGCCTGAAGGAAAGGGGCAAATAAATGGCATACCTCACTTTTGGCtgacagcttttaaaaatgtcaagatGCTCGGTAGGATGATCCGGGGAAATGACGAACTTGCCCTGGAGCACTTGACAGatgtgaaaataaagttttctggGGTCGATGAACCAATGGGCTTCACCGTAGAATTTATCTTTGAGTCAAACGAGTACTTTTTCAACCAAGTTCTGACGAAAACGTACCGAATGCGCTCAGACCCAGATGATTCTGATCCCTTCTTCTCCAGAGGGCCAGAGATAATCAGCAGCACAGGCTGTGAGATCTACTGGAAAGAGGGGAAAGACCTCACCATGAAAACTCTCGAGCTGCAGAAGTGTGAGGGCCGTGGAAGTGTGGTACCAGCCACGGACAAGGTGCCCAGTCGTTCCTTCTTCACCTACTTCTACCCTCCTGATTCTCCTGAGGGTAGGGTATTGGATATCGCCACTGATTATAAGTTGGGCTATTTTTTCCGTGAAGTTCTGGTCCCAAAGTCCGTATTATTCTTCACGAAAGAAGCGACTGAATATCAGTGTGAAGACTCTGATGAAGAGGTCCAAGAAGCTGAAGGGCCAAGAACCGAAGAACCAGGGCGAGGACCTGAAAAGGATGTGGacccagcagagggcagccccGGGGAAGCCAGGTATCTGTGTGCAGCTCCGAGTATCACCCAGCCATTCCTGACATAGGCCTATTGTGTTATGTTTTTAAGTTTCCTCCACAAAGCAAATAGTAGTAAAGGAAATTTGGCTAAAGCCTAGTTTCAGGACAGCTTAACGTTCGTAAGGCGTGTATGCTAGATAATGTAGAATGGAGCGTGTTCTGAAATGTGCTTCGCTCCCAGCTGCAGGCCCTCCGAGCGGTAGCTGTAAGACTTCTGCAGGTGGGAAACTTATCAGACCTGGTAGCCGCGAGCACTGTTTGTCTGGAACACAGTTGCCAGAACAGGCGGCTGAAGTGACTGGAACGTGCGCTAGCTGGGCCTTCATCAGTGGGCTACAGCAGTACGGTCTCTTGGGCTAACTGGGAGAAAATGCCCGTGAGAATGTGACTGCTGACAAAGGTGTAGCAAGTGAACATTTTCAAGTGGGAGCCCACTGGTTGATTGATACCTAACTGTTTGTTCAGTTGTAAAGGTTTATATTTCATGGGACAGTCAGTCAAAAGAGAAGAACGTTAGCCTCGGTAAGACTGTTGTTCACCACTGAATTGGTGATTAAGTCAGCTTGTATCTTGCCtgtcctctccttctctttcttcctttgcttttccctgtccttctcttccttttcgcAGGCCTGGAAACAGAGGGTCTGGGAGTGACTGATGGATAGAGCACAGGCTAGTAAGGTGGAAAGACTGACTTATTTAATGAGTCTCTCaagaaaacaacagcaacaaagcaGGCGTTTCTGGTGTTTGGCAAGTGGGAGAGGAGGTTGGTGTGAGGGGTGCATGATGGACACGTCCAGACGTCTGCGTCGCAAGGGGAAAATGTGTTGATTTCTCTTGATGGTACAACAGGCGTACGTAGGATTGCCTGTTTTCTTAGATTTAGAAAGTCAGTGTTGCATGTTCTTGGCTTGCAATTGCTAATTGTCTCTTATTTCATCCCACAGTTCTCAGGCATAGAAAGACACGATGGAGGAAGAAACAACGAAATTGTTCTTCACGGATTTGAGATTTTCTGCTTCTCAGTAGCCAGTGGGAATTTTATCAACACTGGTTTTGTTCCCGATTTCATCATGCAAAAAGTGTTATCCACCTTcatctgacttttctcttaagtTTTTCAGATACGTTTGACAGCATTTGCccctgttaaaaataaaagtttgccAGAAATGGATAAGCTGCAGAGTTCTTAGGTATATAACACTGATGCAGGTCTATccttgtatcttttctttttgctttgtgcCACCTTACTGTCATTGAAACCGTGTCTTAAGTTCTTTTATTGCCGCCACAAGTTAATTAAAATGCCAGTGTATAAACAGTTAACGTAAAGGGAGAGGTGGAGGTCTAGCCCCTACTTCCTTCTATTGAAAGAAACCGACGGATGACCAAGCTCATCCGGAGACCAGATGGTGCCACTGGGCTGCTGTGGACCAGCGGCATCagcgtcacctgggagcttgtgagGAATGCAGATGCTCAGGCCCCACTCCAGAGTTACTGAATCAGACATTCTGAAGGTGGGCCGGCAATCAGAGTTTTACGTGTCCTTCAGGTGACTCTGAGAAGCACACTAGAGTTTGAGCATCACTGGTTTAGAGCAGTGATGGGTGTGGGGGGCCGGGGAGGACTGTGAGGGACTGAGCTTCTCCTGTGGTAAGGCCAGCGCTGACCCAGCCACTTGACACTATTTTCGGTCAACTGGACGGGACAGCAAAGGCTGGAGTGGGGATGAGACTAGAATTCTCTCAAGGGTCTGAGACACAGAAAGACCTCCAAGAGGGGCAAGGATTGGATGGTGGCAGTGGCAAAAGTGGGTGAGGGAACAGactagtttcagaaggatagaacCGTTACGATACCACGAATACGAAGTTTAAGAGCATGTAAAACAATCACATATTGATTATGGACGCGTATATGTAGTAAAAGGCatgcgtggggggggggggatgcacGCACGGAGTGTGTAGAGGGGCACGCATGAGAACGACAGACCCCTTGCTAAGGGTAGTGGTGACGTCTTGTGGAGAGGGGGAGAGAATTCAACTGGGAAGGGTTGCTCACAGGGCTGCCATAACCAGTTACCACAAGGTAGGcgggtggcttgaaacaacataAAAGTTTAATCTCCCACAGTTGCAGCAGCCAGCAGTCTGAAAGCAAGGTGCTCCAGGGGAAAATCCTCCTCATCTTCTCCAGTTTCTGCTGCctcctggcattccttggcttgtggcaggagaactccagtctctgcctctgtcttcacaaacTGGACAAACTGTAGCATATGTAAGCTGTAAAGTTTTCAGGGCAACGTTCAATTAAGGGCCTGCATGCCACGTGTAAAATTACTTGAAAGTTTCAAATCAACTAATAAACTATTAAACAAGGTATCTCATCTACCAAATAAATACACCATCTTGATTGCCAGGAAACCAACTTCAGATTTAGAATACTTTGCATATTTCAGGGTTTTTTCCTTGTTTAGCTCGTTACGCTAATTTAAAATCACAAAGCTATCGGTAACAAGTTTGTGTTAGCAATAGTTGCGTGATATTGAAGAGGGCACGTTAGGAGACCGGGAGTCTCCAGgtctgtcctctcctgggccagGCGTATTAGTTCTCCATTGCTAAACAAAACCAAATCACCACATAAATGATAGACGGATCAAACTACAGGAACATACCTAATGTAATCAAGAGTGTGACATTCCATTGACATTTTCACATTCTGATGGTTAGAAGAAAATCACAGGTCCAGGCCAACTTAAGGGGATGGAAAATTCAAGAGCAGGAATAAGAAAAAGTTTGAGGGTCACTTAGGGTCTGTGTACAACACCTGTTGTGTGCGTACAATACCTGGGCTCCTCAGAGTTCTGTTCCAGCGATGTGGGGAAAGGgggacccccaccccaggccgcTGGTCCACATCACaggccccaggtccagcctcttcctcttctctacTCACTCTGAGCTCCATTCCTCACCTCAAGAGATCTCACGTGCACATACGTGGATGTTGAAGTCCACTTGTCCCCTGTTCCCTGAATATAGTCACCAACAGTTGGTTTCCTCCCAGTCCTGGAAGTAAGTATAACAGTGCAGTGCCACTTAACCCTCAGAAGCACAGATCCAGGGAAGAGGAGCATGCAGGCTTCTTGGAACTTGGGGTTTAGGGCCACTGTGCAGCAAATTCAGGACCCCTGATACATGGAACAAGGTTGGGAGCAGGCTGTGTGCACATCTCCTTGATCTCACACACTGCACCCTTGGCTGTTTGCAGAGAGATGAAGCTGGAAGAGGGTGGTAGTGGCTCCCCTAAAGTGTGGGATCCGTGACAAGCCCCTCTAGCCTGGGTCTCAGAGCAGTAGTAAGACCAGCAGCTGGTTCATCACAGACACTGTGACAGCCAGCCTCTAAGAGCACCCCAATGATCCTGTCTCCTGGTGTTCATGCCCCAGAGTAGAGCCCTACCTCATTTAATAGAGATGACCTATGTGACCAAGCATTTGtcatgcagcaatagaaaacaaaacagatgttGTCACAGAGTAGGATTTTGTggtaaacaacaacaaacaagcaaacacctGAAAGGTGGGAATGGCTTTGGAAATGGCCAGAGGGCAGAATCTGGAAGGACTTTGAAGAGAGTGGTAGAGATAGTCAAAGATGCTTTGAAGAGACCATTATCAGAAGCCTGATGGCCATTGTGGAGCCTGCCTGTGAGTGTAAAGGGAAGTACAAAAAACGTTattggaaactggaggaaaggaTCCCTTTTTAAGTAGTGTAGTGGtgtgggaattaaaaaaaaatgaagtgttgAAGGTGCTGCCTGTCTTCTTACCATTCATGGCAAGATGGGAGACAATAAAGTTAAAGTAAAGGACGGACTTTAGCttagataaaaagggagacagAACCTGCTGCTTTGAAAATCCCCAGCCTCTCCTAGATGGCAAAAGATACTAAAGTTAACAAAAGGCTTCTAGGCAAAGGCAGCATCTAGAAGCCTTCCAGAAAAATATGATGTAAAGATGAAGCCAAGGATGTGACAATAAGTCCTCTGTTTAGGCCTCAGGACAATCTGGGCCA
This window of the Vicugna pacos unplaced genomic scaffold, VicPac4 scaffold_76, whole genome shotgun sequence genome carries:
- the LOC140694640 gene encoding nucleosome assembly protein 1-like 1-A isoform X1, whose product is MDGVQGVFRVLPEDEGWQEEVAEAAAEENWAVELGEEEGEREEFEFEFEDQEEEEYQSEEGDEDEEEEERETEEEEEDGQEGTEVVSGAREAPTVRSGSLFRILVHSLLHSDRDLVRPHAGRVGARRRFWQRLDLADLADLADLAEGPAPPQEVEAPGEGPVPQEREDLGEEAEVWGGEALADASQSWEAGACGPEGRAQAGEWRPSPQALAAPVGASGPKAGGAQRLPLALTQRVKALKNLQARHAQVEAQFYKDLFDLEKKYAAFYEPLFDRRAAIINAIHEPTEGECQWAVGVAEGAWEEMDAEPEGKGQINGIPHFWLTAFKNVKMLGRMIRGNDELALEHLTDVKIKFSGVDEPMGFTVEFIFESNEYFFNQVLTKTYRMRSDPDDSDPFFSRGPEIISSTGCEIYWKEGKDLTMKTLELQKCEGRGSVVPATDKVPSRSFFTYFYPPDSPEGRVLDIATDYKLGYFFREVLVPKSVLFFTKEATEYQCEDSDEEVQEAEGPRTEEPGRGPEKDVDPAEGSPGEASSQA
- the LOC140694640 gene encoding uncharacterized protein isoform X2, which gives rise to MDGVQGVFRVLPEDEGWQEEVAEAAAEENWAVELGEEEGEREEFEFEFEDQEEEEYQSEEGDEDEEEEERETEEEEEDGQEGTEVVSGAREAPTVRSGSLFRILVHSLLHSDRDLVRPHAGRVGARRRFWQRLDLADLADLADLAEGPAPPQEVEAPGEGPVPQEREDLGEEAEVWGGEALADASQSWEAGACGPEGRAQAGEWRPSPQALAAPVGASGPKAGGAQRLPLALTQRVKALKNLQARHAQVEAQFYKDLFDLEKKYAAFYEPLFDRRAAIINAIHEPTEGECQWAVGVAEGAWEEMDAEPEGKGQINGIPHFWLTAFKNVKMLGRMIRGNDELALEHLTDVKIKFSGVDEPMGFTVEFIFESNEYFFNQVLTKTYRMRSDPDDSDPFFSRGPEIISSTGCEIYWKEGKDLTMKTLELQKCEGRGSVVPATDKKRLNISVKTLMKRSKKLKGQEPKNQGEDLKRMWTQQRAAPGKPVLRHRKTRWRKKQRNCSSRI